In a single window of the Pongo abelii isolate AG06213 chromosome 1, NHGRI_mPonAbe1-v2.0_pri, whole genome shotgun sequence genome:
- the TMEM35B gene encoding transmembrane protein 35B, which produces MALLLSVLRVLLGGFFALVGLAKLSEEISAPVSERMNALFVQFAEVFPLKVFGYQPDPLNYQIAVGFLELLAGLLLVMGPPMLQEISNLFLILLMMGAIFTLAALKESLSTCIPAIVCLGFLLLLNVGQLLAQTKKVVRPTRKKTLSTFKESWK; this is translated from the exons ATGGCGCTCCTGCTCTCGGTGCTGCGTGTACTGCTGGGCGGCTTCTTCGCGCTCGTGGGGTTGGCCAAGCTCTCGGAGGAGATCTCGGCTCCAGTTTCGGAGCGGATG AACGCCCTGTTCGTGCAGTTTGCTGAGGTGTTCCCGCTGAAGGTATTTGGTTACCAGCCAGATCCCCTGAACTACCAAATAGCTGTGGGCTTTCTGGAACTGCTGGCTGGGTTGCTGCTGGTCATGGGCCCACCGATGCTGCAAGAGATCAGTAACTTGTTCTTGATTCTGCTCATGATGG gggCTATCTTCACCTTGGCAGCTCTGAAAGAGTCACTAAGCACCTGTATCCCGGCCATTGTCTGCCTGGGGTTCCTGCTGCTGCTGAATGTCGGCCAGCTCTTAGCCCAGACTAAGAAGGTGGTCAGACCCACTAGAAAGAAGACTCTAAGTACATTCAAGGAATCCTGGAAGTAG